A stretch of Miscanthus floridulus cultivar M001 chromosome 13, ASM1932011v1, whole genome shotgun sequence DNA encodes these proteins:
- the LOC136501893 gene encoding uncharacterized protein → MEAVFARTPDMPKIIITLNEYGQPVGNNYRQLSRVIGCLVRKKLSVHCSDWRLIDAEEKNAVWDEVHVQTQIAKANRAKLEIHHTTGTKSFACSRHEMVDELGCPPRRDELYIKTHTRKNGVAIRNAEPIISKLKATVEACPELTERTIQQGDVFAAALFNKSPRSTEHVHEAYHDAHFQEDEAYEDNESNDAIDIGRDVILYEVVRSDTVVARGTIISVNPKTTLGGVALGKHYCEVVVNVVIKRDTILPLPYTGVEKMADALKLPIAWPYNRMKVSKASTTNHGTSGMFLL, encoded by the exons ATGGAGGCTGTATTTGCAAGGACACCTGACATGCCAAAAATCATAATTACCCTTAATGAATATGGTCAGCCTGTAGGGAATAATTATAGGCAACTTTCTAGAGTTATTGGTTGCCTGGTGAGGAAGAAATTATCAGTTCATTGTTCTGATTGGAGGCTTATTGATGCTGAAGAAAAGAATGCAGTTTGGGATGAAGTACAT GTTCAGACGCAAATTGCCAAAGCGAACCGTGCTAAGTTGGAGATACATCATACAACGGGCACTAAGAGTTTTGCTTGTTCTAGACATGAAATG GTTGATGAACTTGGATGCCCTCCTCGAAGGGATGAACTCTATATCAAAACTCATACAAGAAAAAATGGTGTTGCAATAAGGAATGCAGAACCAATAATT AGCAAACTTAAAGCAACTGTTGAGGCCTGTCCAGAGTTGACAGAAAGAACAATTCAACAAGGTGATGTATTTGCTGCTGCTTTATTCAACAAG AGCCCAAGATCTACAGAACATGTTCATGAGGCATATCATGATGCTCATTTTCAAGAAGATGAAGCTTACGAAGATAATGAGAGCAATGATGCCATTGAT ATTGGAAGGGATGTGATATTATATGAAGTAGTCAGATCTGATACAGTTGTGGCTAGGGGAACAATTATTTCAGTAAATCCTAAAACCACTCTTGGAGGTGTAGCTCTTGGAAAGCATTATTGTGAAGTTGTTGTGAATGTTGTGATCAAAAGGGATACAATTCTGCCTCTCCCTTATACTGGTGTGGAGAAGATGGCTGACGCTCTTAAGTTGCCAATTGCATGGCCATACAATAGA ATGAAGGTTAGCAAGGCATCAACAACCAATCATGGTACTTCAGGTATGTTTCTCCTCTGA